GTGAGTTCGCGGGCGGTGCGCGCGCCCACGGCCCAGCGCATCAGCCGCTTGTAGACGAGCATGTGCAGGTGGACGCCGTCGGGAATGCCGGGCGACATGCCGCGCACGAACTTCTTCCGGTAGATCGAGAAGCAGGTTTCGAAGATCGGGTACATGAACAGCAGCACCGGATACCACGCGGAAACGTCGCGGTTGCGCATGACGAGCAGGATCGACAGTTCGGCCAGCATGAAGCCGATGAAGTACGCGCCGCCGTCGCCGAGGAAGATCAACCCGGCGGGGAAGTTCCAGAGGAAAAAGCCGAGCACGCCGCCCATCATGATGAACGACGCCGAGAGCACGACCGGGTCGTGCACCTGGAACGCCACGTAGGCGAGCGAGGCGAACATCATGAGCGCGACCATCGAGGCGAGGCCGTTGAAGCCGTCGATGATGTTGACCGCGTTGGCGAGCGCCGCCACCGCGAGCACGGTGATCACGCACGAGACGACGGCGTAGGAGAGCAGCACGTCGAGCACCGGCACGCTGATGCGCGTGACCGCGATGCCCAGAATGAAGTAAGCGAGTGCGGCGGCCGCCATGGTGCAGACGAGGCGCGCGAGCGGCGAGACCTTTTTCGTCAGATCTTCCACGAGGCCCGAGGCGAATGCCGGAATGCCGCACGCCACGATGCCGAGAATGCCGTTCGAGACGGCCGGATAGGTGCCGTGCAACTGCACCGCGCCCACCAGCAGCCCGGCGAGAATGCCGGTGCCGCCAATGCGCGGCACGGGCCGCGCGTGGAATTTCTGCACGCCTTCGAGGTCGGAGTCGACGGAAAACCGTTCATGCAGATGCGCGTAACGCACGATCAGCAGCGTGACCAGCAAAGAGACGAGAAAGCCGAGTGCGAAACTGAGCATGAACGAGCGACCGCGACCAGAAGAGGGAATGCGGGATTATACAAAGGCGCGGTGGCGGGTTCGGAGCGGGGCGAGGCGGCAGGTCAGGCGCGCGGCGCGGCGGCGAGCGTCACCTCGATCAGCAGCGGATGGTCGGGCATGGCCACCTCGAGCTGGCGCACGTTGCGGTGACTCGCGCGCGGCGTGTCGGCGACCAGCGGGTCGTAGATGTCCACGCGGCTCGCCAGCGCGCCGAAATCGAGTTGCACGGGCGCGGGCGCGCTTTCGAGCGGCGTGCCTTTCTCGCGATTCCAGATCGGCGTTTCGTTCCAGAGCACCAGCACGAAGCGGCCGTCCTTCTTCTGCAGCAGCAGACGGTTCGCCGAGGGCGGCAGATCGGTGAGCGTGTAGCCGAGCGCGCCGTGCGCCGCGCGATTCACGGGCGCCGCGCCGCCCGCATTCAGGATCGAGGTGAGATTGCGGATGGCCTGGGCGACGCGCTTCGGGCTGTTGTCGATCCGGAACATGCCGTAGTGCATCTCGTTGTTCTTGCCTTCCGGGTCTGGCTTTTCGTCGAGCAGTTCGTAGACGTAGGTCCGCTTCACGCCCGCGGCGGCGGCATCCATATAGCCGTTGAGCACGCCCTTGGCCTGGGTGGCTTCGTCCACGCCGAGCATGTACCAGCCCGCCTGCGGCAGCGAGAAATAGCCGAACTCGGTGATCACGGCGGGCAGGCCGTACTTCTTGAACGTTTCGATGGCGGGCGGCATCCACTTGTCGCCGTTCGCGTTCCAGGTGGGTTGCTCGCCGTTCTGCGGATACACGTGCAGATTCACGTAGTCGGCGGAATCCGCGCGTGTGGCGATGGTTTTCGGATCGTAGCCCGTGAGGTCGTACACGGCCACGCCGGCGAGCGCCGGGCTCGCGCGCACCTGTGTGAAGGCGGCGCGCTGCGAGGCGAGGCCGCCCGCCATGCCGGTCTGACCGCCATAGGTGACGGGCCAGTGATCGATCTCG
The Paraburkholderia acidisoli genome window above contains:
- a CDS encoding MraY family glycosyltransferase, whose product is MLSFALGFLVSLLVTLLIVRYAHLHERFSVDSDLEGVQKFHARPVPRIGGTGILAGLLVGAVQLHGTYPAVSNGILGIVACGIPAFASGLVEDLTKKVSPLARLVCTMAAAALAYFILGIAVTRISVPVLDVLLSYAVVSCVITVLAVAALANAVNIIDGFNGLASMVALMMFASLAYVAFQVHDPVVLSASFIMMGGVLGFFLWNFPAGLIFLGDGGAYFIGFMLAELSILLVMRNRDVSAWYPVLLFMYPIFETCFSIYRKKFVRGMSPGIPDGVHLHMLVYKRLMRWAVGARTARELTRRNSLTSPYLWLLCLIAVIPATLFWRHTLHLFCFVVVFALTYVWLYVSIVRFRSPKWLVVRKSHRRS
- a CDS encoding calcium-binding protein; this encodes MEYAVDLTGKWKTARTQTRARQRTTKRGTKPSIAARLALGLCAAALATAAQAAQAADAVRAMPADAFIDTLAVNTHINYLDGAYANLHNVADDLAWLGIHHVREFTPGNAAPLSSYVFLAQRGIKFNLVMHQDVEAAVKEAARLGAAAPGSVAALEGYNEIDHWPVTYGGQTGMAGGLASQRAAFTQVRASPALAGVAVYDLTGYDPKTIATRADSADYVNLHVYPQNGEQPTWNANGDKWMPPAIETFKKYGLPAVITEFGYFSLPQAGWYMLGVDEATQAKGVLNGYMDAAAAGVKRTYVYELLDEKPDPEGKNNEMHYGMFRIDNSPKRVAQAIRNLTSILNAGGAAPVNRAAHGALGYTLTDLPPSANRLLLQKKDGRFVLVLWNETPIWNREKGTPLESAPAPVQLDFGALASRVDIYDPLVADTPRASHRNVRQLEVAMPDHPLLIEVTLAAAPRA